The following are encoded together in the Novosphingobium resinovorum genome:
- the pcaH gene encoding protocatechuate 3,4-dioxygenase subunit beta — MAIFLEGWPMVSSEYPARSVEAHPAYLTPDYVFTRKRAPTRPLRLIPQSATELYGPVYGQESVRPGDNDLTRQHEAEPVGERILVTGRVTDEDGRGVPNTLLEIWQANAAGRYIHKLDQHLAPLDPNFSGAGRTVTGADGSYSFITIVPGAYPVVGLHNVWRPRHIHVSLFGPSFVTRLVTQIYFEGDPLLKYDTIYNTAPDISKRSMVAQLDMGATQSEWGLTYRFDIVLRGRNGSYFEEPHDH, encoded by the coding sequence ATGGCGATATTCCTGGAAGGCTGGCCGATGGTTTCATCTGAATACCCGGCCAGAAGCGTTGAGGCGCACCCGGCCTATCTGACGCCAGACTATGTTTTCACGCGAAAGCGTGCGCCGACTCGACCGCTGCGGTTAATTCCTCAGTCTGCGACGGAGCTGTATGGCCCGGTTTATGGACAAGAGAGCGTCCGTCCGGGGGATAACGACCTGACCCGTCAGCACGAAGCTGAGCCGGTGGGGGAGCGGATTCTGGTGACGGGGCGCGTGACCGACGAAGACGGGCGGGGTGTCCCTAATACGCTGCTAGAGATCTGGCAGGCCAATGCCGCCGGTCGCTATATCCACAAGCTTGACCAGCATCTTGCCCCGCTTGATCCAAATTTCTCGGGGGCAGGGCGTACGGTTACGGGGGCTGATGGCTCTTATTCCTTCATCACGATCGTGCCGGGCGCCTATCCGGTCGTGGGGCTGCACAATGTCTGGCGCCCGCGCCACATCCATGTGTCGTTGTTCGGTCCGTCCTTCGTGACCCGCTTGGTTACCCAGATATATTTCGAGGGCGATCCGCTGCTGAAATATGACACGATCTACAACACGGCGCCCGACATCTCGAAGCGCAGCATGGTGGCGCAGTTGGACATGGGCGCCACGCAATCCGAATGGGGCCTGACCTATCGCTTCGACATCGTTCTGCGTGGGCGCAACGGCAGCTATTTCGAGGAACCCCATGACCACTAA
- the istB gene encoding IS21-like element helper ATPase IstB has translation MTVEAPEILLAHYLKTLKLPTFQREYQKLARLCAAEGVDHIGYLFRLSEREMIERDRRKVERRIKAAKFPVVKSLDSFDFAAIPKLNKMQVLELARCEWIERRENVIALGPSGTGKTHVALGLGLAACQKGLSVGFTTAAALVSEMMEARDERRLLRFQKQMAACQLLIIDELGFVPLSKTGAELLFEMISQRYERGATLITSNLPFDEWTETLGSERLTGALLDRITHHVNILEMNGDSYRLAQSRARKAG, from the coding sequence ATGACCGTCGAAGCACCGGAGATTCTTCTCGCGCACTATCTCAAGACCCTGAAGCTGCCGACATTCCAGCGCGAGTACCAGAAACTGGCCCGGCTATGTGCCGCCGAGGGTGTCGATCATATCGGATACCTCTTCCGGCTTTCCGAAAGGGAGATGATCGAACGCGATCGCCGCAAGGTCGAGCGCCGCATCAAGGCCGCCAAATTCCCCGTCGTCAAAAGCCTGGACAGCTTCGACTTTGCCGCTATCCCCAAGCTCAACAAGATGCAGGTGCTGGAACTGGCCCGATGCGAATGGATTGAGCGGCGCGAGAACGTCATTGCGCTCGGCCCGAGCGGCACAGGAAAGACGCATGTTGCACTCGGTCTCGGCCTGGCCGCATGCCAGAAGGGCCTGTCCGTCGGCTTCACCACAGCGGCCGCCCTGGTCAGCGAGATGATGGAGGCTCGTGACGAACGGCGTCTGCTCCGCTTCCAGAAGCAGATGGCCGCCTGCCAGCTTCTCATCATCGACGAACTGGGCTTCGTGCCGCTCTCCAAGACCGGCGCGGAGCTGCTGTTCGAGATGATCTCGCAACGCTACGAACGGGGTGCCACCCTGATCACCAGCAATCTTCCGTTTGACGAATGGACCGAGACCTTGGGATCGGAACGATTGACTGGTGCACTGCTCGATCGCATCACCCACCACGTCAACATCCTCGAGATGAACGGCGACAGCTATCGTCTCGCTCAAAGCCGCGCCCGCAAGGCTGGCTGA
- the pcaG gene encoding protocatechuate 3,4-dioxygenase subunit alpha gives MTTKTPLTITPSQTVGPFYAYCLTPEDYGTLPPLFGAQLATEDAEGERITIQGTITDGEGAMVPDALIEIWQPDGQGRFAGAHPELRNSAFKGFGRRHCDKSGNFSFQTVKPGRVPTADGVMQAPHIALSIFGKGLNRRLYTRIYFADEASNAEDPVLSMLSEDERVTLIATSESPAAYRLDIRLQGDGETVFFEA, from the coding sequence ATGACCACTAAGACCCCACTGACCATCACCCCCTCGCAGACTGTCGGGCCTTTCTATGCCTATTGCCTGACCCCGGAGGACTACGGGACGCTTCCACCGCTGTTCGGCGCGCAGCTTGCGACCGAGGACGCCGAAGGGGAACGGATTACGATCCAGGGAACGATCACGGACGGAGAGGGGGCCATGGTTCCCGATGCCTTGATCGAGATCTGGCAGCCGGACGGGCAGGGGCGTTTTGCTGGAGCCCATCCAGAGCTGCGGAATTCGGCCTTCAAGGGCTTCGGGCGCCGCCACTGTGACAAAAGCGGAAACTTCAGTTTCCAAACCGTGAAGCCTGGCCGGGTGCCCACTGCCGACGGCGTGATGCAGGCACCCCATATCGCTTTGTCGATCTTCGGCAAGGGATTGAACCGCCGGCTCTATACGCGGATCTACTTCGCAGACGAGGCATCGAATGCCGAGGACCCCGTTCTGTCGATGCTGTCCGAGGATGAGCGCGTGACCCTGATCGCCACCTCTGAATCGCCCGCCGCATATCGCCTCGACATCCGCCTGCAAGGCGACGGCGAAACGGTGTTTTTCGAGGCCTGA